In the genome of Variibacter gotjawalensis, one region contains:
- a CDS encoding DUF3168 domain-containing protein, with product MPSAAVALRAAIHEALSEDPTLVAELCGARIYDEAPRNAKFPYVTLGDARSFDFSAGDERGEEHRIVLHAWSRQGGHSEAHRVAGAVMQSLDDADLDLKGHRLVNLRFAVADVRREADGRTYHAIVRFRAVTEPV from the coding sequence ATGCCATCTGCTGCCGTGGCGCTGCGCGCCGCGATCCATGAAGCGTTGTCGGAGGATCCGACGCTCGTCGCCGAACTTTGCGGCGCGCGCATCTACGACGAAGCGCCACGCAATGCGAAGTTTCCCTACGTGACGCTTGGCGATGCGCGATCGTTCGACTTCTCCGCCGGTGACGAGCGCGGCGAAGAGCACCGCATCGTGCTGCATGCTTGGTCGCGGCAGGGTGGGCATAGCGAAGCACATCGCGTTGCAGGAGCCGTGATGCAATCGCTCGATGACGCGGACCTCGATCTCAAGGGGCACCGGTTGGTGAACTTGCGCTTTGCGGTCGCGGATGTGCGGCGCGAGGCCGATGGGCGCACCTACCACGCGATCGTGCGCTTCCGCGCCGTTACCGAACCAGTTTGA
- a CDS encoding head-tail adaptor protein encodes MIDPGQLKTRLTVEKPIETPDGAGGVTRGYAVAATVWAAVNPVSLRFATVAEAPGTTVTHMIVVRAPLDVGVRHRLSAGPRVFRVIAVCEQDADGRFLLIRAEERRD; translated from the coding sequence GTGATCGATCCAGGTCAACTCAAGACGCGACTGACAGTCGAGAAGCCGATCGAAACGCCGGACGGCGCCGGTGGTGTCACGCGTGGCTACGCCGTTGCCGCAACCGTGTGGGCCGCGGTCAATCCGGTGTCGCTTCGCTTCGCCACTGTCGCGGAAGCACCCGGCACGACGGTGACGCACATGATCGTCGTCCGCGCGCCGCTCGATGTCGGTGTGCGGCATCGCCTGAGTGCGGGCCCACGCGTCTTCCGCGTCATCGCGGTCTGCGAGCAGGACGCGGACGGCCGCTTTCTGTTGATCCGGGCCGAAGAGCGCCGCGACTAG
- a CDS encoding head-tail connector protein: MAEAGLSASEPIGLDEAKAFLRVAHADEDALIGTLIAAARDYVETQTRRELAADVPAALRQAMRLLIAHWYEHRATASDRAAQIPDGVGALIAPYRELSL; the protein is encoded by the coding sequence ATGGCCGAAGCTGGGTTGAGCGCCTCGGAGCCGATCGGGCTCGACGAGGCGAAGGCATTTCTGCGCGTCGCGCATGCCGACGAGGATGCGCTGATCGGCACGCTGATTGCGGCGGCGCGCGACTATGTGGAAACGCAGACCCGCCGTGAGCTGGCGGCCGATGTGCCTGCAGCGTTGCGCCAGGCGATGCGGCTGCTGATCGCGCATTGGTACGAACACCGCGCCACGGCGAGCGACCGTGCGGCGCAAATCCCCGATGGGGTCGGCGCGCTGATCGCGCCGTATCGCGAGCTTTCGCTGTGA
- a CDS encoding S1 family peptidase — protein sequence MIPIDNTQAMRLNRRMRFALALFAFAVSLPAHAMVGNTPLATPETGSRHAVLIVGSRGNSCTGAALSRDVVLTAAHCVPPGADYKIVEYDAARRPTLKDVREIVRHPQFSLQAMQSHRATADIALLKLASPLPAAIMPATLSTAGVAQAGASFIVTGYGVTALGDGRSGGTLRSARLVATGTPGGLQLRLVDPATRNGRAGQGACTADSGGPVFAPGSLDIVGVVSWSTGPGNTAGCGGLTGVAPILRYRDWILQTLRRLGG from the coding sequence GTGATCCCGATTGACAACACGCAAGCGATGCGGCTCAACCGCCGCATGCGCTTCGCTCTCGCTCTCTTTGCATTTGCCGTGTCGCTGCCGGCTCACGCGATGGTCGGCAACACGCCGCTCGCGACGCCGGAAACCGGCAGCCGCCATGCGGTGCTCATCGTCGGCTCGCGCGGCAATTCGTGCACGGGCGCGGCGCTCTCGCGCGACGTTGTGCTCACGGCGGCGCATTGCGTGCCGCCCGGCGCCGACTACAAGATCGTCGAATACGATGCGGCGCGCCGTCCGACGCTGAAGGACGTCCGCGAGATCGTGCGGCATCCGCAATTTTCGCTGCAGGCGATGCAGTCGCACCGCGCCACCGCCGACATCGCGCTCCTTAAGCTCGCGAGCCCGCTGCCCGCCGCGATCATGCCCGCAACGTTGAGCACCGCCGGGGTCGCCCAAGCCGGCGCGAGCTTTATCGTCACGGGTTACGGCGTGACCGCGCTCGGTGATGGCCGCTCCGGCGGCACGCTGCGCTCGGCGCGCCTTGTCGCGACCGGCACGCCGGGTGGACTGCAGCTGCGGCTCGTCGATCCGGCGACGCGCAACGGGCGCGCCGGTCAAGGGGCCTGCACGGCCGACAGTGGCGGCCCAGTGTTCGCGCCCGGCAGCCTCGATATCGTCGGCGTCGTGTCGTGGTCGACCGGCCCCGGCAACACCGCCGGCTGCGGCGGCCTCACCGGCGTCGCGCCGATCCTGCGCTACCGCGATTGGATCCTGCAGACGCTGCGGCGGTTGGGTGGTTAG
- a CDS encoding DUF2019 domain-containing protein has product MRKRSLPGQSNEQLVGYFIEIAVAQEYEQSYGSIAKYSRLFHQMQALVSELKSRTGDQRRLLIDLHKHENWHVRYKAAKATLAVAPVESRQLLERIAASNHFPEAGEAGMTLVALDRGIYKPT; this is encoded by the coding sequence ATGAGAAAGCGCAGTCTGCCTGGCCAATCAAACGAGCAACTGGTCGGCTACTTTATCGAGATCGCAGTTGCTCAAGAATACGAGCAGTCGTACGGGTCGATTGCGAAATACAGTCGGCTGTTCCACCAAATGCAGGCTCTAGTTTCAGAACTGAAAAGTCGGACAGGCGATCAGCGCCGATTGCTCATCGATCTGCATAAACACGAAAACTGGCACGTTCGGTACAAAGCGGCGAAGGCTACGCTTGCCGTTGCTCCGGTGGAGAGCCGGCAGCTGTTGGAGAGAATTGCCGCGTCGAACCATTTTCCAGAGGCTGGGGAAGCAGGCATGACGCTGGTGGCTTTGGATCGCGGCATTTACAAGCCAACATAG
- a CDS encoding HK97 family phage prohead protease yields MHGFWVQDGPRLDADGTIEGYASVFGEIDQARDMVLPGAFRETLKLRGHHRVPMLFQHDPAEPIGVWLELREDSRGLFARGRLIPDVARSREVLALLQAGAIDGLSIGFKAVKGRIDPKTRVRKLLTIDLWEISIVTFPLADGARVRRVKGLKFADPPGRARAMAPRASPARLKAETLWRNLQINI; encoded by the coding sequence ATGCACGGATTTTGGGTGCAGGACGGACCGCGCCTCGATGCGGACGGCACGATCGAAGGTTACGCCAGCGTCTTCGGCGAGATCGATCAGGCGCGCGACATGGTGCTGCCGGGTGCCTTTCGCGAAACGCTGAAGCTGCGCGGGCATCATCGTGTGCCGATGCTGTTTCAGCACGATCCGGCCGAGCCGATCGGCGTGTGGCTCGAACTGCGCGAGGACTCGCGCGGGCTGTTCGCGCGCGGGCGCTTGATCCCGGATGTTGCGCGCAGCCGCGAGGTTTTGGCGCTGCTGCAGGCCGGCGCGATCGACGGCCTTTCGATCGGCTTCAAAGCCGTCAAAGGGCGGATCGATCCGAAGACGCGGGTGCGCAAGCTGCTCACGATCGATCTCTGGGAAATTTCCATCGTCACGTTTCCGCTTGCGGACGGAGCGCGCGTGCGCCGGGTCAAGGGTTTGAAGTTTGCCGACCCGCCGGGGCGCGCTCGCGCGATGGCGCCGCGTGCTTCGCCGGCGCGGCTCAAGGCGGAGACGCTGTGGCGAAATTTGCAAATCAATATTTGA
- a CDS encoding phage portal protein: MLKRLRSLLRAPEEKASRVSNLIALGQLGKARWTPRDYTLLTREGYVKNAIVHRAVKLVAESAASLPWLAHVDAVENAEHPLLTLLAAPNARQNGAGLMEIAYTHLLLAGNAYLEAVAVGDTVRELYALRPDRVRVVPGSDGWPEAYEYAVSGRTIRMSQADGPVAPILQLTLTNPLDDHYGLSPLEAAAYALDTHNASAKWNKALLDNAARPSGALIYSRSDGTTLSEAQFTRLKEELETSYQGSTNAGRPMLLEGGLDFKSMSLTPKDMDFLEARNAAAREIALAFGVPPMLLGIPGDNTYSNYQEANRSFWRQTVLPLAARTGAAISQWLEPVYGAVALTIDADRVDALSVDRAAAWQRLSDASFLTINEKREALGYTPIEGGDRLA; the protein is encoded by the coding sequence ATGCTGAAACGTTTGCGTTCGCTGCTCCGCGCGCCGGAGGAGAAAGCCTCGCGCGTGTCGAACCTCATCGCGCTCGGCCAGCTCGGCAAGGCGCGCTGGACGCCGCGCGATTACACGCTGCTGACGCGCGAAGGCTACGTCAAAAACGCGATCGTGCATCGCGCCGTGAAGCTCGTTGCGGAGAGCGCCGCGTCGCTGCCGTGGCTCGCGCATGTCGATGCGGTGGAGAATGCGGAGCATCCGTTGCTCACGCTGCTCGCGGCGCCGAATGCACGGCAGAACGGCGCGGGGCTGATGGAGATCGCCTACACGCATCTGCTGCTCGCCGGAAACGCGTATCTCGAAGCGGTAGCGGTGGGCGATACGGTGCGCGAGCTCTACGCGCTGCGGCCGGACCGCGTGCGCGTCGTGCCGGGGTCGGATGGATGGCCGGAAGCTTACGAATATGCGGTGTCGGGACGGACGATCCGCATGTCGCAGGCAGACGGCCCGGTGGCGCCAATCCTGCAGCTGACGCTGACCAATCCGCTCGACGATCACTACGGCTTGTCGCCGCTCGAAGCCGCGGCCTACGCGCTCGACACGCACAACGCGTCGGCGAAATGGAACAAAGCGCTGCTCGACAATGCGGCTCGGCCCTCCGGCGCATTGATTTATTCGCGGAGCGACGGGACGACGCTGTCGGAAGCGCAGTTCACGCGGCTCAAAGAAGAGCTTGAGACGAGCTACCAAGGCAGCACGAATGCGGGACGGCCGATGCTGCTCGAAGGCGGGCTCGACTTCAAGTCGATGTCGCTGACGCCGAAGGACATGGATTTTCTCGAGGCGCGCAACGCGGCGGCGCGCGAGATCGCGCTCGCCTTCGGCGTGCCGCCGATGCTGCTCGGCATTCCGGGCGACAACACATATTCGAATTATCAGGAAGCCAACCGAAGCTTCTGGCGGCAGACGGTGCTTCCGCTCGCGGCGCGCACGGGGGCGGCGATCTCGCAATGGCTGGAGCCCGTTTACGGCGCGGTGGCGCTGACGATCGATGCAGACCGCGTCGATGCGCTGAGCGTCGACCGTGCCGCAGCGTGGCAACGGCTCTCCGACGCGAGCTTTCTTACCATCAACGAGAAGCGCGAGGCGCTTGGTTACACGCCGATCGAGGGCGGCGATCGCCTCGCTTAG
- a CDS encoding DNA-packaging protein produces the protein MTPAELRAVWHVWPLAALPHQFPPDSIEWGTWVLLGGRGAGKTRSGAEWVRHAVTEEGHERVALIGGTFHDVREVMIEGVAGLLRCGPPNTRPRWIPTRGRLEWPNGAIGEVYSADDPESLRGPQFDAAWLDEFAKWRYAEAAFDMLQFGLRLGARPRQVITTTPRPLPILKKLLERSSTVVCRATSADNAVHLAPTFLAAMTERYGGTVLGRQELGGEIIADRVDAMWSRDWIERSRVAVIPPLIRIVVAVDPPASSRKGADACGIVAAGRDDGGIVYVIADESSGGLTPAAWAARAVALWRRLEADVLVAEVNQGGEMVRAVIREQDAEVPVVTRHAQRSKYVRAEPVAQLYEQGRVRHAGVFPALEDEMCDFGLDGLTSGRSPDRLDALVWAISELTFARGAPRVRGL, from the coding sequence ATGACGCCGGCTGAGCTTCGCGCCGTTTGGCACGTGTGGCCGCTGGCAGCGCTGCCGCATCAGTTTCCGCCGGACTCAATCGAATGGGGAACGTGGGTGCTCCTTGGCGGACGCGGCGCCGGGAAGACGCGTTCGGGCGCTGAATGGGTGCGCCACGCGGTCACCGAAGAAGGCCACGAGCGGGTCGCGCTGATCGGTGGCACTTTTCACGATGTGCGCGAGGTGATGATCGAAGGCGTCGCGGGCTTGCTGCGCTGTGGGCCGCCGAACACGCGGCCGCGCTGGATCCCGACGCGCGGGCGGCTCGAATGGCCGAACGGCGCGATCGGGGAAGTTTATTCGGCGGACGACCCGGAGAGTTTGCGCGGGCCGCAATTCGACGCCGCCTGGCTCGATGAATTCGCCAAGTGGCGTTACGCGGAAGCCGCATTCGACATGCTGCAATTCGGACTGCGCCTTGGTGCGCGGCCGCGTCAGGTCATTACGACGACGCCGCGGCCGCTGCCGATTCTGAAGAAGTTGCTCGAACGCAGCAGTACCGTCGTGTGCCGCGCGACGAGCGCCGACAACGCGGTTCATCTCGCGCCGACGTTTCTCGCCGCGATGACGGAGCGCTACGGCGGAACGGTGCTCGGGCGGCAGGAGCTTGGCGGGGAGATCATCGCGGATCGCGTCGATGCGATGTGGTCGCGTGATTGGATCGAGCGTAGCCGTGTCGCGGTGATCCCGCCTTTGATCCGCATCGTCGTTGCGGTCGATCCGCCGGCCTCGTCGCGAAAAGGCGCGGATGCCTGCGGGATCGTTGCGGCGGGACGCGACGATGGCGGTATCGTCTATGTCATCGCCGACGAGTCGTCGGGCGGTCTGACGCCGGCGGCTTGGGCGGCGCGCGCCGTCGCGCTGTGGCGGCGGCTTGAGGCCGACGTGCTCGTCGCCGAGGTGAACCAGGGCGGCGAGATGGTGCGCGCGGTGATCCGCGAGCAGGATGCCGAAGTGCCGGTCGTGACCAGGCACGCGCAGCGCTCGAAATACGTCCGTGCCGAACCGGTGGCGCAACTCTACGAGCAGGGCCGCGTGCGGCACGCCGGCGTCTTTCCGGCGCTGGAAGACGAGATGTGCGATTTCGGGCTCGACGGGCTGACGTCAGGGCGCTCGCCGGATCGGCTCGATGCACTGGTGTGGGCGATTTCGGAACTCACTTTTGCGCGCGGCGCTCCGCGTGTACGGGGGTTGTGA
- a CDS encoding lytic murein transglycosylase — MRGLTRIVGALLIASCAATPALAAQCGGDFESWLPNFKRDASGQGVSARGLAALDGVTQDPTVLRLDRNQGHFRVPFEEFIAKRVTSGRLAKGRQMLQQHAGTLARVEAQYGVAPEIIVAIWGMETDYGAVQGKQSVVRSLATLAHDCRRTEMFQRELIAALKIIDRGDFSSADLRGAWAGEIGQTQFLASNFVKYAVDFDGNGRRDLIRSVPDVLASTANLLRSHGWRKGPYGEGTANFQVLNEWNKSNNYQRAIALFAQRLVSGQ, encoded by the coding sequence ATGCGGGGTCTAACCCGAATTGTCGGCGCCTTGTTGATCGCATCTTGCGCGGCGACACCGGCTCTTGCGGCGCAGTGCGGCGGCGACTTCGAAAGCTGGCTGCCGAATTTCAAACGCGACGCGTCTGGACAAGGCGTCAGCGCGCGGGGGCTCGCGGCTCTCGATGGTGTCACGCAGGACCCGACCGTGTTGCGGCTCGACCGCAACCAGGGCCATTTCCGCGTGCCGTTTGAAGAGTTCATCGCCAAACGCGTGACGTCCGGCCGGCTCGCTAAGGGCCGTCAGATGTTGCAGCAGCACGCGGGCACGCTGGCGCGCGTCGAAGCGCAGTACGGCGTTGCGCCCGAGATCATCGTGGCGATCTGGGGCATGGAGACGGACTACGGCGCCGTGCAGGGCAAGCAGAGCGTGGTGCGCTCGCTCGCGACGCTCGCGCACGATTGCCGGCGCACCGAGATGTTCCAGCGCGAACTCATCGCGGCGCTGAAGATTATCGATCGCGGCGATTTCTCCTCGGCGGATCTGCGCGGCGCGTGGGCCGGCGAGATCGGGCAGACGCAGTTCCTGGCGTCGAACTTCGTGAAGTATGCGGTGGACTTCGACGGCAACGGCCGCCGCGATCTCATCCGCAGCGTGCCGGATGTGCTCGCCTCGACGGCGAACCTGCTGCGCAGCCACGGCTGGCGGAAAGGGCCGTACGGCGAGGGCACGGCGAACTTCCAGGTCCTCAATGAGTGGAACAAATCCAACAACTACCAGCGCGCAATCGCGCTGTTCGCACAGCGGCTCGTTAGCGGACAGTGA
- a CDS encoding DUF3617 domain-containing protein gives MRATAPLLLAATLCVIGWSIESAAAQEMQPGRWRFTQQTQGNGKARAKATTRCVSPAQAKNPGQYFAPSGRGCALTSNTAWVGRLSSSLRCQQGDVTTDVSSTVTINSPTQMSVSTTMTMRSPKGSGTVTMVGSGVRVGNCRG, from the coding sequence ATGCGCGCGACCGCCCCCCTCCTTCTCGCCGCCACTCTCTGCGTCATCGGCTGGTCGATCGAAAGCGCCGCCGCGCAGGAAATGCAGCCCGGCCGCTGGCGTTTTACCCAGCAGACTCAAGGCAACGGCAAGGCGCGCGCGAAAGCGACGACCCGCTGCGTCAGCCCGGCGCAAGCCAAGAACCCGGGTCAGTACTTCGCTCCGTCAGGCCGCGGCTGCGCACTCACCAGCAATACGGCTTGGGTCGGCCGGCTGTCGTCGAGCCTGCGCTGCCAGCAGGGCGACGTGACCACCGACGTCTCGTCGACGGTGACAATAAATTCTCCGACGCAGATGAGCGTCTCGACCACGATGACCATGCGCTCGCCGAAGGGCTCCGGAACCGTGACCATGGTCGGCTCAGGCGTCCGCGTCGGCAACTGCCGCGGTTAA
- a CDS encoding GNAT family N-acetyltransferase — MVVDHPERSRYELPLEREIAIAVYRDSGNVRAITHTEVPYALRGKGIGGQLVAGVLDDIRAKGMKVVPRCPFVARYIAEHPDYADLLS; from the coding sequence ATGGTTGTCGATCATCCGGAGCGGTCGCGGTACGAGCTGCCGCTGGAGCGCGAGATCGCCATCGCGGTCTATCGCGATAGCGGCAACGTGCGCGCCATCACGCATACGGAAGTGCCTTACGCGCTGCGCGGAAAAGGCATCGGCGGCCAGCTCGTTGCCGGCGTGCTCGACGATATCCGCGCCAAGGGAATGAAGGTCGTCCCGCGTTGCCCGTTCGTCGCCCGCTATATCGCGGAGCATCCGGACTACGCGGACTTATTGAGTTAA
- the pcaB gene encoding 3-carboxy-cis,cis-muconate cycloisomerase — protein MPATTLDSQIFSDLFTTSEMRAIFSDETRVAFYLEIEAALARAEAGLGVIPQDAAREIVAKCRIETIDLAKLKEQTDRAGSPIIGLVAQIVAACADGHGEWAHWGATTQDITDTATVMQIRDALALVERDIDAIAAALKALAVKHRDLPMAGRSKLQQAVPITFGYKCATYLAAMQRHRERLREFKARVLVGEFGGAVGTLASLGKDGLKVQAALMKELKLGEPDITWHTLRDRFGEVGAFLALLTATCAKIATDVKLLMQTEVGEVREGFAAGRGTSSTMPQKRNPVSSPLIHTGASLVRHNANALLEAAVGDHERMTGPWEIEWIAIPEIFLLTSGVLRHTRELTEGLEVDAVQMLRNLALTKGLIVSEAVMMGLGPHLGRQHAHHLVADICREVVRSGVPLIELLTSNKEIAKVMSRAELEKLVDPANYVGVAGEMVDRVVAKEKP, from the coding sequence ATGCCAGCGACAACACTCGATTCGCAGATATTCAGCGATCTCTTCACCACAAGCGAGATGCGCGCGATTTTTTCCGACGAGACGCGCGTCGCGTTTTATTTGGAGATCGAGGCAGCGCTCGCCCGCGCCGAAGCTGGACTCGGCGTCATCCCGCAAGACGCCGCGCGCGAGATCGTCGCAAAATGTCGCATCGAGACGATCGACCTAGCTAAACTCAAAGAACAAACCGATCGCGCCGGCTCGCCGATCATCGGCCTTGTCGCGCAGATCGTCGCGGCCTGCGCGGACGGACACGGCGAGTGGGCGCATTGGGGCGCGACGACGCAGGACATCACAGACACCGCGACCGTCATGCAGATCCGCGATGCGTTGGCACTCGTCGAACGCGACATCGACGCCATCGCGGCCGCGCTGAAGGCGCTCGCCGTCAAGCACCGCGATCTCCCGATGGCGGGCCGTAGCAAACTGCAGCAGGCCGTGCCAATCACCTTCGGCTACAAATGCGCGACGTATCTCGCCGCGATGCAGCGTCATCGCGAACGCCTGCGTGAATTCAAAGCCCGCGTTCTCGTGGGCGAATTCGGCGGCGCCGTCGGAACGCTGGCATCGCTGGGCAAGGACGGTCTCAAGGTTCAAGCCGCGCTGATGAAAGAGCTAAAGCTCGGCGAACCTGACATCACGTGGCACACGTTGCGCGACCGGTTCGGTGAAGTCGGCGCGTTCCTCGCCCTCCTCACCGCGACCTGCGCGAAGATCGCGACCGACGTGAAGCTCCTCATGCAGACCGAGGTCGGCGAAGTGCGCGAAGGTTTCGCCGCAGGCCGCGGCACCTCGAGCACGATGCCGCAAAAGCGCAACCCGGTCTCGAGCCCGCTCATCCACACCGGCGCATCGCTCGTCCGCCACAACGCGAATGCGCTGCTCGAAGCCGCCGTCGGCGATCACGAACGTATGACGGGACCGTGGGAGATCGAGTGGATCGCGATCCCGGAAATCTTCCTGCTGACGTCCGGCGTTCTGCGCCACACGCGTGAACTCACCGAAGGTCTCGAAGTCGATGCCGTGCAGATGCTTCGCAACCTCGCGCTGACCAAAGGCCTTATCGTCTCGGAAGCCGTCATGATGGGCCTCGGCCCGCATCTCGGCCGCCAGCATGCGCATCATCTCGTCGCGGACATCTGCCGCGAAGTCGTCCGCAGCGGCGTGCCGCTGATTGAACTCCTCACGTCGAACAAGGAGATCGCGAAAGTGATGTCGCGCGCCGAACTCGAAAAGCTGGTCGATCCCGCCAACTACGTCGGCGTCGCCGGCGAAATGGTCGACCGCGTCGTGGCGAAAGAGAAACCATAA
- a CDS encoding alpha-hydroxy acid oxidase: MTDKPSDTSTADPRSASAAHPFQNLHEIIAKARQNLNQNDWDYIVGGTESETTLKRNRMALDTTAFRPRVLRDVSKVDCSTTLLGKKLRLPLMLAPVGSLEQFAEGGGATSARAAGEFGIAHMLSSVCQPGMEEVANAAPDAMRIYQLYVRGDAGWTDDHVKRAINNGYKAFCLTVDTAHYSRRERDLAKRHVTSGRRSVTQGGQSFQAGLDWSSVKRIKDNFDIPLILKGIATAEDAEIAVEHGVDWIYISNHGGRQLDHGLGSFQVLREVAKAVKGRAKLMVDGSFNRGTDVVKGIAAGADIVGLGRMQCYALSAGGIPAMHRMLELFEDEIQRSLGLLGVNTFAELDDSYLTSAPPVTDPHVLSAFPLLDVTPYRY; encoded by the coding sequence ATGACGGACAAACCTTCAGACACTTCGACCGCCGATCCGCGCTCTGCCAGCGCCGCGCATCCGTTTCAGAATCTTCACGAGATCATCGCGAAGGCGCGGCAGAATCTGAATCAGAACGATTGGGATTACATCGTCGGCGGCACCGAGAGCGAGACGACGCTGAAGCGTAACCGCATGGCGCTCGACACGACGGCGTTCCGTCCGCGCGTGCTGCGCGATGTCAGCAAGGTTGACTGCAGCACGACGTTGCTCGGCAAAAAGCTGCGCTTGCCGCTGATGCTGGCGCCGGTCGGCTCGCTCGAGCAGTTTGCCGAAGGCGGCGGCGCGACGTCCGCACGCGCTGCCGGAGAATTCGGCATCGCGCACATGCTCTCGTCCGTCTGTCAGCCCGGCATGGAAGAAGTTGCCAACGCTGCGCCGGATGCGATGCGCATTTATCAACTTTACGTTCGCGGCGATGCGGGCTGGACCGATGATCACGTCAAACGCGCGATCAACAATGGCTACAAGGCTTTCTGCCTCACGGTCGACACCGCGCATTACAGCCGCCGCGAGCGCGATCTCGCCAAGCGTCACGTCACGTCAGGTCGCCGCAGCGTCACGCAGGGCGGGCAGAGCTTTCAGGCGGGGCTCGATTGGAGCAGCGTGAAGCGCATCAAGGACAACTTCGACATTCCGCTGATCCTCAAGGGGATCGCGACGGCGGAAGATGCCGAGATCGCCGTCGAGCACGGCGTCGACTGGATTTACATTTCCAACCATGGCGGTCGCCAGCTCGATCACGGCCTCGGCTCGTTCCAGGTGCTGCGCGAAGTTGCGAAGGCCGTGAAGGGCCGCGCGAAACTGATGGTGGATGGGTCGTTCAATCGCGGAACCGATGTCGTGAAGGGCATCGCGGCGGGTGCCGATATCGTCGGGCTCGGCCGCATGCAGTGCTACGCGCTGTCGGCTGGCGGCATTCCGGCGATGCATCGCATGCTCGAATTGTTCGAGGATGAAATTCAGCGCTCGCTCGGCTTGCTCGGCGTGAATACGTTTGCGGAGCTCGACGACAGCTATCTGACGAGTGCGCCGCCGGTCACCGACCCGCACGTGCTCAGCGCATTCCCGCTGCTCGACGTCACGCCGTATCGGTATTGA
- a CDS encoding ABC transporter ATP-binding protein, translating into MLRFENVDVSIAKIPILRAINFTLNAGETIALIGRNGAGKTTTLRTVMGFTQATGGIAFEGKDLMEVAPHKRPLLGIGYAPEDRRLFSAFTVAENVALPGRVAKLGEAEIARRLDRAYSILPELKELGPRPAGSVSGGQGKMVALGRALMLGTKLVLLDEPFQGLAPVLANRYAEALRRLRDTDPTITLVITESNPELLTQFADRTLVIERGEMQPEGAVLAHA; encoded by the coding sequence ATGTTGCGCTTCGAAAACGTCGATGTCTCGATCGCCAAGATCCCGATCCTGCGGGCGATCAACTTCACGCTGAATGCGGGCGAGACGATCGCGCTCATCGGCCGCAATGGCGCGGGCAAAACGACGACGCTGCGCACCGTGATGGGTTTTACACAGGCGACCGGAGGCATCGCTTTTGAAGGCAAGGACCTCATGGAGGTCGCGCCGCACAAGCGGCCGCTGCTCGGCATCGGCTATGCGCCGGAGGATCGGCGTTTGTTTTCGGCCTTCACAGTGGCGGAAAATGTCGCGCTGCCGGGCCGGGTCGCGAAGCTCGGCGAAGCCGAGATCGCGCGACGGCTCGACCGCGCCTACAGCATTCTGCCGGAGCTGAAAGAACTTGGTCCGCGTCCGGCCGGTTCGGTGTCGGGCGGGCAGGGTAAGATGGTCGCGCTCGGCCGCGCGCTGATGCTCGGCACGAAGCTTGTTCTGCTCGACGAACCCTTCCAAGGTCTCGCACCGGTGTTGGCGAACCGTTACGCCGAGGCGCTCCGCCGCCTGCGCGATACAGACCCGACGATCACGCTGGTGATCACGGAATCCAACCCGGAATTGCTGACGCAGTTTGCCGATCGCACGCTCGTCATCGAGCGCGGCGAGATGCAGCCGGAAGGCGCCGTGCTCGCGCATGCGTGA